aaaaaataaaaataataaaaccttGTGGAAAACTTCTTGAAGAGATTGCTGAGCTCCTTCACTTCCGGATCCAATAGCTTTGGCATCAAACTGAACGAAAGTACCAGAAGGATCCATGTGAAACAACTGCGGTCCTTTTTCATCAATACCCGCGAAGAGAATAGCGACTCCAAATGGTCTGGACATGGCACTGCCATCATCGTCGCTGTCCCCAAACTGGATCGCGAGATTAGAAACAGCCTGAGCGACAGACTCGACAGTCATTTTCTCGTTGTAAATGAACCAGTGATTCTGGCACTCAGCACGAGCGCGATCAATCATCGTCCTGGAATCAGCCATCAGACCTGACCCAGCGCAGCCGATGTGCTTGTCAACCTCTACTATCTTCTCAATAGTTGTCGACTCCATCAGCGGTGACGTGATTCGTCTCTCCGCAGCCAAAACAACGCCTTCGGATGTTGAAATTCCGATCACCGTTGACCCGAGTTTTATTGCTTCGATAGCATACTCAACTTGGAACAATCTACCCTCTGGGGAAAAAGTATTGACACCACGATCGTACTCTGATCTTGTCAGAAAcatctgaaataaataaattattttatttaaattcaaat
This genomic window from Microplitis demolitor isolate Queensland-Clemson2020A chromosome 6, iyMicDemo2.1a, whole genome shotgun sequence contains:
- the LOC103580560 gene encoding proteasome subunit alpha type-5, with translation MFLTRSEYDRGVNTFSPEGRLFQVEYAIEAIKLGSTVIGISTSEGVVLAAERRITSPLMESTTIEKIVEVDKHIGCAGSGLMADSRTMIDRARAECQNHWFIYNEKMTVESVAQAVSNLAIQFGDSDDDGSAMSRPFGVAILFAGIDEKGPQLFHMDPSGTFVQFDAKAIGSGSEGAQQSLQEVFHKSMTLKEAIKSTLTILKQVMEEKLNETNVELMTMTPESKFHMFSKSELQEVIKDIA